In one window of Egicoccus sp. AB-alg2 DNA:
- a CDS encoding phosphatase PAP2 family protein, which translates to MSGSRPLARPLHLERPVWSLPSLARFAAWAALLVLVLVGVGRWLATSPVPAGDAAALEAVAGVRTGWSVTAARTLTFLADLWVVAAVTVVLGLLVYRRVRRLDLVWLVLAAVGGALVVTGVVKFVTDRARPDGALVGTISSSFPSGHSVRGMVVYGLVAWFLLRWASGWWRHLGIAVALLLAVATGWSRVWLAVHWPSDVLFGYALGIAWLMVTLSVTRPGGGTRPRPQDGRVPSPADP; encoded by the coding sequence ATGTCGGGATCTCGCCCGCTCGCGCGACCGCTGCACCTGGAACGGCCGGTGTGGTCGCTCCCGTCCCTGGCCCGGTTCGCCGCCTGGGCAGCCCTGCTCGTCCTCGTCCTGGTGGGCGTCGGGCGGTGGCTGGCGACCAGCCCCGTCCCCGCCGGTGACGCCGCCGCGCTGGAGGCCGTGGCCGGGGTGCGGACGGGCTGGAGCGTGACGGCGGCGCGGACGTTGACGTTCCTCGCCGACCTGTGGGTCGTCGCCGCGGTCACGGTCGTGCTGGGCCTGCTGGTCTACCGGCGGGTGCGCCGCCTGGATCTGGTGTGGCTGGTGCTGGCCGCGGTCGGCGGCGCGCTCGTGGTGACCGGGGTCGTCAAGTTCGTGACCGACCGTGCGCGACCGGACGGGGCGTTGGTCGGCACCATCAGTTCGTCGTTCCCGTCGGGGCACAGTGTCCGCGGCATGGTCGTCTACGGGCTCGTCGCCTGGTTCCTGCTGCGCTGGGCGTCCGGCTGGTGGCGCCACCTCGGCATCGCCGTGGCGCTGCTGCTGGCGGTGGCCACCGGCTGGAGCCGCGTGTGGTTGGCCGTCCACTGGCCCAGCGACGTGCTGTTCGGCTACGCGCTGGGGATCGCCTGGCTCATGGTGACCCTGTCGGTCACCCGCCCGGGTGGTGGGACCCGTCCTCGCCCGCAGGACGGCCGGGTCCCGTCCCCTGCGGACCCGTAG